One region of Wyeomyia smithii strain HCP4-BCI-WySm-NY-G18 chromosome 3, ASM2978416v1, whole genome shotgun sequence genomic DNA includes:
- the LOC129726900 gene encoding serine protease filzig produces the protein MGFNLKQLRQPRAVALIVSFLVIAGAFLDSADGMSLTSERESRRLFGGYRITPKFCNATRSLLKRDSERRGPTICMFNHECFQRQGEVVGACMDGFLFGTCCELPLTSDVAMVTDSLMEQFGTEMTESTPQSPLNFAIASQYEKFGSQQSAAGSGYGSIAYEPVKLEEIPTRNTNDSEAKKPSAAPSGKPVFNKLQNNYIGNDDLDEDIVQNSLHKHKYELDNNAVSIYSPSTSNIIKTEEIEIATTVTPPPIVQNSENFVKVEADNHHSVYSSEIPTSLNAYNDPFFSGFSAPEAPTETNTDFTSAGVQMIANQIYQENELFDHSDITHPEAETFLVNENGTIDQSYADPNDFTNHEFVTDLLTTEKPFKVTYAKPQFKPKPKPTPGTEANNYILVHTISTDSEDNENQTSKPTVSVHNIHSIESIILMLNETNLGPQYETDNDNNDKKHDNKTQVTKIENVTLAQTTYETTSPETFATPSAEYEKYEPTTLYATKPQTINTEYEKYEPTTLYAPKPQKTNTPNVTKVPSTSYVPSTKPTRRPILEPVVVQATLLTSGYGSTAVTQKEPVVSVSTSRPPPTKLVVTAGPSNRPSIITSEPEESLSSGYYTISTSAPSAPAYSQPPTVQPTKKVTTVPTKRRPPSTTVKLPEYIVQSSTLSHQSPSTLSNVNYVQISGASENPSPTVHITPKPVPGLVTSSTWSNKLTSSAGNQRPSFYENTPPPVYVSSLADFEDEGYFGVTQRPVTRPSISSTSVYTIVDNNIISNFATSTYSPYGPTPNYQTMTRIPAQSPPNIIYMESTTLKNELYTTPDDINNFPPVRNPNLNLTDTMMGNMTKIENSGIKDDKVNMLVNKIVETFNGNFEELEAILKERKNITLNAQSASNAEKNKTTTRKPVTKKKKKRPSGSKKPSNGTSTSTNSSKKPTTAKPTVIQQDTASQTTIKPKPSKKPSKKRPSNSTKPTSSSASKPGVTPTTLSDTTKPAKPSSSKPKPSSSSTRPKPTSSTSGSKPSADESKPPATTKKPNRTSTSKKPSKKPTSRPTLADTEPVTVITTRKPTKATKRTTKRPTTTTTSTTTTTTAPEDEIIEEEEETVDEEEEEEDVGEETNETIEGQAQGTRKILCGQRPLMKSARVVGGKAAKFGEWPWQVLVRESTWLGLFTKNKCGGVLITNEYVITAAHCQPGFLASLVAVFGEFDISSDLETKRSVTKNVKRVIVHRQYDAATFENDLAILELESPIHYDVHIVPICMPADEADFTGRMATVTGWGRLTYGGGVPSVLQEVQVPVIENSVCQEMFHMAGHNKKILPSFVCAGYANGKRDSCEGDSGGPLVLQRPDGRYELAGTVSHGIRCAAPYLPGVYMRTTFYKPWLRSVTGVK, from the exons AAAGTCGAAGGTTATTCGGAGGCTATCGAATAACGCCCAAATTTTGCAACGCCACAAGGTCCCTTCTAAAACGAGACTCAGAGCGACGTGGTCCAACTATTTGCATGTTCAATCATGAGTGCTTCCAGCGGCAGGGTGAAGTGGTTGGAGCCTGCATGGACGGTTTTCTGTTCGGAACATGCTGCGAGCTACCGCTTACCAGTGACGTCGCCATGGTGACCGATTCGCTGATGGAGCAGTTCGGAACAGAAATGACCGAAAGCACACCGCAATCACCGCTTAATTTCGCCATTGCCAGTCAGTACGAAAAATTTGGTAGCCAACAATCGGCAGCAGGATCTGGGTACGGTTCAATTGCTTACGAACCAGTGAAATTAGAAGAAATACCCACCAGAAACACAAACGATAGTGAAGCAAAAAAGCCAAGTGCAGCTCCGAGCGGAAAACCGGTGTTCAACAAATTGCAAAATAATTATATCGGAAATGATGACCTGGACGAAGATATTGTACAAAATAGTCTTCATAAGCACAAATACGAACTGGATAACAACGCCGTTTCCATATACTCTCCGTCTACGTCCAACATCATTAAAACCGAGGAAATCGAAATCGCGACCACGGTTACTCCACCACCAATTGTACAGAACAGTGAAAACTTCGTAAAGGTTGAAGCAGACAACCATCACAGCGTCTACAGCTCCGAGATACCTACTTCCCTAAATGCCTATAATGACCCTTTTTTCAGTGGCTTTAGTGCTCCGGAAGCACCCACTGAGACGAACACCGACTTTACCTCAGCTGGTGTTCAAATGATCGCGAACCAAATCTACCAGGAAAATGAATTGTTCGATCACAGTGACATTACTCATCCGGAAGCCGAAACGTTTCTCGTGAATGAAAATGGAACCATCGATCAGAGCTACGCAGATCCCAATGACTTTACCAACCACGAATTCGTAACAGATCTGCTAACCACCGAAAAACCTTTCAAAGTGACTTACGCAAAGCCGCAGTTCAAGCCAAAACCCAAACCAACGCCAGGAACTGAAGCAAACAATTACATACTTGTACATACTATTTCTACTGACTCCGAAGACAACGAAAACCAAACTTCGAAACCAACTGTTTCGGTACATAATATTCATTCAATCGAATCCATCATACTCATGCTGAACGAAACAAATCTTGGACCACAGTACGAAACTGATAACGATAACAATGACAAAAAACACGATAACAAAACTCAGGTGACCAAAATCGAAAACGTTACTTTAGCACAAACCACATACGAGACAACTTCTCCGGAAACTTTTGCCACACCCTCTGCCgaatatgaaaaatatgaacCTACAACTCTCTATGCTACAAAACCACAGACAATCAACACtgaatatgaaaaatatgaGCCGACCACTCTCTACGCTCCAAAACCACAGAAAACCAACACTCCTAATGTCACGAAAGTTCCCTCGACTAGTTATGTGCCGAGTACGAAACCTACACGCCGGCCCATTCTAGAACCAGTTGTAGTCCAAGCTACTCTTTTGACCAGTGGCTACGGATCAACTGCCGTAACTCAGAAAGAACCAGTTGTCTCCGTATCCACGTCTCGTCCACCACCGACTAAACTCGTTGTCACTGCTGGTCCCTCGAATCGTCCATCCATCATCACCAGCGAACCAGAAGAATCTCTGTCATCGGGTTATTATACCATCTCAACCAGTGCTCCTTCAGCACCGGCCTACAGCCAACCTCCTACAGTCCAACCGACTAAAAAAGTAACAACAGTACCAACCAAGCGTCGTCCGCCATCGACAACTGTGAAACTTCCAGAATACATCGTACAATCTTCGACCTTATCCCACCAGTCACCGTCTACCCTATCAAATGTTAACTATGTGCAAATTTCGGGTGCTTCTGAAAATCCATCCCCAACCGTGCATATAACACCAAAGCCTGTACCTGGTCTCGTAACCTCTAGCACCTGGAGCAATAAATTGACTAGCTCCGCCGGAAACCAACGACCTAGCTTCTACGAAAATACTCCACCACCGGTTTATGTTTCATCACTCGCCGATTTCGAGGATGAAGGCTATTTCGGAGTCACTCAACGACCCGTTACGAGACCATCAATTTCTTCGACTTCAGTGTATACTATCGTTGACAACAATATTATAAGCAACTTTGCGACATCCACATACTCCCCATATGGACCAACACCGAATTATCAAACGATGACCCGTATTCCCGCGCAATCACCGCCTAACATCATTTACATGGAATCCACGACGTTGAAGAACGAACTGTACACCACCCCGGATGACATCAATAACTTCCCACCTGTTCGAAACCCCAACCTAAACCTGACGGATACTATGATGGGTAACATGACCAAAATCGAAAACAGTGGAATCAAGGATGATAAAGTTAACATGCTGGTGAACAAAATCGTAGAAACATTTAACGGTAACTTTGAAGAACTGGAAGCAATTCTCAAGGAAAGAAAGAACATAACGTTGAACGCACAATCAGCGTCCAATGCGGAAAAGAATAAGACGACTACACGCAAGCCGGTTaccaagaaaaagaagaagcgcCCCAGTGGTAGCAAAAAACCCTCCAATGGAACATCAACATCAACGAACTCATCGAAGAAACCTACCACCGCTAAACCAACGGTAATCCAGCAGGACACTGCTTCGCAGACCACCATCAAGCCGAAACCATCCAAAAAGCCAAGCAAGAAGCGACCCAGCAATTCCACCAAACCAACTTCATCATCCGCGTCAAAGCCCGGCGTAACACCCACCACGCTTTCCGATACAACGAAACCGGCAAAACCATCCAGCTCGAAACCAAAACCATCTAGCTCGTCAACGCGCCCGAAACCTACCAGCAGCACCTCGGGCTCGAAACCCTCCGCGGACGAAAGCAAACCTCCAGCGACTACGAAGAAACCGAACCGCACCTCCACCTCGAAGAAACCCTCCAAGAAGCCCACCAGCCGACCGACGCTAGCCGACACGGAACCAGTGACGGTAATTACGACCCGCAAACCGACCAAG GCGACAAAGCGTACCACTAAGCGACCTACGACTACGACTACTAGCACCACTACTACGACGACGGCCCCGGAAGATGAGATTATCGAGGAAGAGGAGGAAACCGTGGACGAGGAAGAGGAAGAGGAGGACGTTGGAGAGGAAACGAACGAAACGATTGAAGGCCAGGCGCAGGGGACACGGAAAATAC TTTGCGGTCAGCGGCCACTGATGAAAAGCGCTCGCGTCGTCGGTGGAAAAGCGGCCAAGTTCGGCGAGTGGCCCTGGCAGGTGTTGGTACGAGAATCGACCTGGCTCGGACTGTTCACCAAAAACAAGTGCGGCGGAGTGCTGATCACGAATGAGTACGTCATCACGGCTGCTCACTGTCAACCGGG TTTTCTCGCATCCCTGGTGGCGGTATTCGGAGAGTTTGACATCTCGAGCGACCTGGAAACGAAACGGTCTGTCACGAAGAACGTCAAGCGAGTGATCGTACACCGGCAGTACGACGCGGCAACCTTCGAGAACGATCTTGCCATACTGGAACTGGAGAGTCCTATACATTACGATGTACACATAG TGCCAATTTGCATGCCAGCTGACGAAGCTGACTTCACCGGCCGAATGGCAACGGTAACCGGTTGGGGACGGTTGACGTACGGTGGTGGAGTGCCTTCGGTACTACAAGAAGTTCAG GTTCCAGTGATAGAGAACAGTGTCTGTCAAGAGATGTTCCACATGGCGGGACACAACAAGAAGATCCTGCCGTCGTTCGTTTGTGCTGGTTACGCGAACGGCAAGCGAGACTCCTGCGAG GGTGACAGTGGCGGTCCACTTGTGCTTCAGCGTCCGGACGGCCGCTACGAACTGGCCGGCACCGTGTCCCACGGCATTCGATGTGCTGCTCCGTACCTGCCGGGAGTGTACATGCGAACGACTTTCTACAAACCCTGGCTACGAAGTGTCACCGGCGTAAAGTAG